The region TATCCCTAAGTATGTTTTTATAGTAGGTATTCTACTTGCCCAAGAAGACAATATTAGCCCATGTGAGAAGAAGAAAAGAGATACTGCTAAACGTATTCTGCTGTATTGTTTGTTGTTTGTTTGTGTCATATTGATAAGTTGTGTTTATCCCAGAATCAGCGTTAGCCAGATACTACAAAGAAATTCTACTTCATAGCTCTTTCATTAGTTCTAAAACCATACTACAGTATGCTTGTATCACTAATTCAGACCTATCTTGTAGTTTATATGTCTATCACTTATTCTGGGTTTATTTCGTTGCGAAAGTAGCGTACTGAGTACTTTTAGAGATATTCCATTTTAATGTATTTATGTTCCATTTTAAGTATTGATACGAATTAACTTAGAGAATGTGTATGGACTGTTGTTACGTTTTATATTTTTACAATAAAAAACAATGAACCTCCTAAAAGTTATTGATCTTAATGAGATGTACGGTATTGACTATCCTATTTCGATGGATGGCTTGTTTATTATTAATTATAATAAGCAGTGGAATGATTCCTTCTTTAAGTTGAATTATCAATTTAGAGGGTTGATTCTATTATTTTGTAAACAGGGAACATTAGCTATTAAGGTTAATAATATAAGCTATCGTGTAGTTAAAGGAGAGGTATTGACGATATTACCAGAAATGATTGTATCTCCTGTTAAATGGAGTGAGGATTTGGATGTTGCTGTTTTTGTGATGGCGTATGACTTTATAGAAAAGTATTCGATATTACCAGAACTTAGTAGTAATAAAGAGGTATTGAATCAGTTAGCTGTTTCTCCAAATCAACAAGATAGTAGTATGATAGAAGAGTTATCACTACTAATCTGCAAGTACTATGACATGCCAAAATCACTGATGTTAGAACAGATGATACAGTACCTCGCATTCTCACTAGTGACAGCTGTAGTTAAAAGCTATGTTTCGCTATCAGAAAAAGAGAACTTGCAGAAAAATAGAGTCAATGAGATTACAGATCATTTTTTTGAGTTATTAAATGAACATGGGGCAGTACAGCGAAATGTAGCGTTCTATGCAGACCATCTTCATCTAACACCACAACACCTAAGTACGCTGATAAAGAAGAGAACAGGGAAGTCAGTGAAGTCTTGGATAGGATATGAAGTCATTAATAAAGCAAAAGAATACCTGAATACAACCCCATTATCAATAAAGCAAATCAGTGATAAACTAGAGTTTGCTGATGCGTCGTTGTTCTGTAGATATTTTAAGAGATATATAGGGATGACACCTAATGAATATAAGAATCAATAGAATAGTTAAGTTGATTGAAATGATGCAACTTCGGGTGAATGAGTATACTCATAAGATAGCTTAGCGTGCTAAAATGAAAATGATAAAAACAGATGAAAGAAATAATCATAATGGAATGTCCAACTAGTTTAGGTCTTGCTCAAAGTGAATATGCACGTGAACCTGGAGTAAATAAATTACCTGACTGGCTTAGACAATGGGGTTTTCATAAGGCAGTTAGCCCTTCTAAAACACTTCGGTTGGAAGCTCCTAAATACGCAATGGAACTAGATGTAGTCACACAGGTGAGAAATGCTGATGCTATTATAAAGTATGCTACTGAGCAGATGGACATGATGGAACAAGAGATTAACGAGAATACATTTATTGTCTTATTAGGAGGGGACTGTAGTGTATTAATTGGTACGGCATTGGCGCTTAGACGAAAAGGACGCTTCGGTATGTTCTATCTAGATGGACATACGGATTATATGATCCCTGCGGAGTCTAATACACACGGGGCAGCAGGTATGGATCTAAGTATTGTCTGTGGACATGGACATCAGAACTTGACCAATATTATGGACTTAGCCCCTTATGTAGAGCAAGACCATGTATATGCTGTGGGGAATCGTGAATATGATGAAGACTATGAACGACCAATAAAAGAATCTCAAGTCAATTATTATCCTCTGGATAGATTAAGAGATGTGGGGGTAGATAGTGTAGTTACACATTTTCTATTTATGGTAGAGGTAGAGAATCTAGATGGGTATATCGTGCATCTTGATGTAGATGTACTGAATGATGAGGTAATGCCTGCAGTGGATTGTCCACAAGCAGACGGCCTAAGTTATGAGGAATTAAAAAGCGTCTTACTGCCATTGCTTATAAACAAGAAGTGTTATGGCATAGAGATTACTATTCTTGATCCTGATTTAGACCCTACAGGTGCGTATACACAGGAGTTTATAGGGCATATCGTATCAGTGATTAAAACAGTTAAATGTCTATAGCTTATTTCAGGGCTAAAGATTATTCAGTCTCTCTATAGCCATCCATAATAGAACGAAATAGATCTCCATTAGATGGTGGAGTTAAAATGACAGCATTTATCTTCTTGTCAGTTATACTTTTAAGTGACTGAATAGTCTTTCCTCCCGTTGAAATAATAGGGAAGTTAGGAAATGTTGCTTTGATGTAATCGACTATCTTTTGTGTTTCTGCTCCACCTGTAACATTAAAACAAGATACACCTGCTTCAATGCGCGCTTTAAAATCAAAGTTTAAAGTAGAGACACTAGAGATAATAGGGATATTGATATGCTGCTTTACAGCTGCTATATCCTCATTTTTAAAAGGTTGATTTACAATAACAGCTGAGGCTCCTAAGCCTTGGGCTTTCTTTGCCATATTTATGGCAAATTCTCCTTGGGTAATTCCTCCACCTATCCCACAGATAACAGGTTTATTACAGAACTCTATCAAGGTTTTTATGATTCGCTCTGATGGGGCGAAAGGGTAAACAGCAAGTATGGCATCTGCATCATTATTCTCTATTAGTGCTATATCTGTAGAGAATAGGATAGACTTTATTTTCTGGTTATTTAAGATAAGCCCTTTGC is a window of Myroides oncorhynchi DNA encoding:
- a CDS encoding helix-turn-helix domain-containing protein, producing MNLLKVIDLNEMYGIDYPISMDGLFIINYNKQWNDSFFKLNYQFRGLILLFCKQGTLAIKVNNISYRVVKGEVLTILPEMIVSPVKWSEDLDVAVFVMAYDFIEKYSILPELSSNKEVLNQLAVSPNQQDSSMIEELSLLICKYYDMPKSLMLEQMIQYLAFSLVTAVVKSYVSLSEKENLQKNRVNEITDHFFELLNEHGAVQRNVAFYADHLHLTPQHLSTLIKKRTGKSVKSWIGYEVINKAKEYLNTTPLSIKQISDKLEFADASLFCRYFKRYIGMTPNEYKNQ
- a CDS encoding arginase family protein encodes the protein MKEIIIMECPTSLGLAQSEYAREPGVNKLPDWLRQWGFHKAVSPSKTLRLEAPKYAMELDVVTQVRNADAIIKYATEQMDMMEQEINENTFIVLLGGDCSVLIGTALALRRKGRFGMFYLDGHTDYMIPAESNTHGAAGMDLSIVCGHGHQNLTNIMDLAPYVEQDHVYAVGNREYDEDYERPIKESQVNYYPLDRLRDVGVDSVVTHFLFMVEVENLDGYIVHLDVDVLNDEVMPAVDCPQADGLSYEELKSVLLPLLINKKCYGIEITILDPDLDPTGAYTQEFIGHIVSVIKTVKCL